One region of Priestia megaterium genomic DNA includes:
- a CDS encoding Tex family protein, with product MSVATKLDNQIVQRVSKEVEISHKQVQNVIALVEDGNTVPFIARYRKEQTGALDEVQIRNILDSWNYLMNLEERKQEVHRLIEEQGKLTEELSAQIHQAKKLQQVEDLYRPFKQKRRTKATVAKEKGLEPLAQWLLSFPNSDVNIEAQTYINEEAGVQSSDEAIQGALDIVAEQISDEASYRQWIRTTTVKDGIIVTSVKDPEKDGKNIYEMYYEYTEAVKRIVPHRILAMNRGEKDGILKVSIDAPTDRILSYLHKEVIKKRDSSAEGYIISAIEDAYKRLIEPSIEREIRKDLSEKAEERAIHIFSENLRKLLLQPPLKGKVVLGVDPAFRTGCKLAVVDETGKVLKIDVIYPHPPVRKAAEAQNKLKKMFAEYPIEVVAIGNGTASRETEQFVADVLKEIENPVYYLIVNEAGASVYSASDVAREEFPDFQVEERSAVSIARRLQDPLAELVKIDPKSVGVGQYQHDVSQKQLNDSLTFIVETVVNQVGVNANTASASLLQYVAGLNKTVAQNIVKYRDENGKFSNRKQLKKIPRLGAKTYEQCIGFLRIIEGEEPLDRTGIHPETYGDVKKLLKKAEVKETELGTEKVKEALKHISLPEISEELSIGELTLKDIIEALVRPERDPRDELPKPLLRQDILKLEDLAKGIQLEGTVRNVVDFGAFIDIGVKQDGLVHISKLTNRYVKHPLDVVSVGDLVNVWVEDVDMKKGRVALTMIPPHQ from the coding sequence GTGTCTGTTGCAACGAAATTAGATAATCAAATTGTTCAACGTGTAAGTAAAGAGGTAGAGATTTCACACAAGCAAGTACAAAACGTAATTGCTTTAGTAGAAGATGGTAATACAGTTCCCTTTATTGCTCGATATAGAAAAGAACAAACTGGTGCTTTGGATGAAGTCCAAATCCGGAATATTTTAGATTCCTGGAACTATTTAATGAATTTAGAGGAGCGTAAACAGGAAGTTCACCGATTAATTGAAGAGCAAGGGAAATTAACTGAGGAACTGTCTGCTCAAATTCATCAAGCGAAGAAATTGCAGCAAGTAGAAGATTTATACCGCCCTTTTAAGCAAAAACGACGTACAAAAGCAACTGTAGCAAAAGAAAAAGGTCTTGAACCATTAGCACAGTGGCTACTAAGTTTCCCGAATTCTGACGTGAACATTGAAGCGCAAACATACATAAATGAAGAAGCAGGAGTTCAATCTTCTGACGAAGCTATTCAGGGAGCCCTAGACATTGTAGCGGAACAAATTTCTGACGAAGCATCTTACCGTCAATGGATTCGTACGACCACTGTAAAAGATGGCATAATTGTTACTTCAGTCAAAGATCCGGAAAAAGATGGAAAAAATATCTATGAAATGTACTATGAATATACAGAAGCGGTAAAGCGAATCGTTCCTCACCGTATTTTAGCTATGAATAGAGGAGAAAAAGACGGTATTTTAAAAGTGAGTATTGACGCGCCTACAGATCGTATTCTTTCATATTTACATAAAGAAGTAATCAAGAAAAGGGATTCTTCAGCTGAAGGTTATATCATCTCAGCTATAGAAGATGCTTATAAACGCTTAATAGAACCATCTATTGAACGCGAAATTCGTAAAGACCTATCAGAAAAAGCGGAAGAAAGAGCCATTCACATCTTTTCTGAAAACTTACGAAAACTTCTTCTCCAACCTCCATTGAAAGGGAAAGTGGTATTAGGAGTAGATCCAGCTTTTCGAACAGGCTGCAAATTAGCTGTAGTAGATGAAACAGGCAAGGTATTAAAAATTGATGTTATTTATCCACATCCTCCTGTGAGAAAAGCAGCTGAAGCACAAAATAAATTAAAGAAAATGTTCGCTGAATACCCTATTGAAGTAGTGGCAATTGGAAATGGAACGGCATCTCGCGAAACGGAGCAATTTGTAGCGGATGTTCTTAAAGAAATTGAAAACCCAGTTTATTATTTGATTGTGAATGAAGCGGGAGCAAGCGTATATTCGGCTTCTGATGTTGCTAGAGAAGAATTCCCTGATTTTCAAGTAGAAGAGCGAAGCGCTGTATCGATTGCCAGAAGGCTGCAAGATCCGCTGGCTGAGCTTGTGAAAATCGATCCTAAGTCGGTAGGAGTAGGGCAATATCAGCATGATGTGTCTCAAAAGCAATTAAATGATTCACTGACTTTTATTGTAGAGACAGTAGTAAACCAAGTAGGAGTGAATGCAAACACGGCTTCTGCTTCGCTTCTACAATACGTTGCTGGTCTAAATAAGACAGTTGCTCAAAACATTGTAAAATATCGGGATGAAAACGGAAAATTCTCTAACCGAAAACAGTTGAAGAAAATTCCGCGTCTAGGGGCTAAAACATATGAGCAGTGTATTGGGTTTTTACGTATTATAGAAGGTGAAGAACCTTTAGACAGAACGGGTATCCATCCTGAAACATATGGAGACGTTAAAAAGCTTTTAAAGAAAGCGGAAGTGAAAGAGACTGAACTTGGAACGGAGAAAGTAAAAGAAGCATTAAAACATATTTCTTTACCCGAAATATCAGAAGAACTAAGTATAGGGGAGCTTACTTTAAAAGACATTATAGAAGCGCTCGTAAGACCGGAAAGAGATCCTCGTGATGAACTGCCAAAACCTTTGCTCCGTCAGGATATTTTGAAGCTAGAGGATCTAGCAAAAGGTATTCAGCTTGAAGGAACGGTGCGAAACGTCGTAGACTTCGGAGCGTTCATCGATATAGGAGTTAAGCAAGACGGTCTAGTCCATATTTCTAAATTAACGAATCGGTACGTTAAGCATCCCCTCGATGTCGTTTCAGTAGGAGATTTGGTGAATGTGTGGGTAGAAGACGTAGATATGAAAAAAGGAAGAGTTGCACTGACGATGATTCCGCCCCATCAATAA
- the cmpA gene encoding cortex morphogenetic protein CmpA: MPMWLQKQMRRAYSEKDRAQIKLLNQCWFFYQKNNSAS, from the coding sequence ATGCCAATGTGGCTACAAAAACAAATGAGGCGCGCTTATTCTGAAAAAGACCGTGCACAAATAAAATTGCTCAACCAATGTTGGTTTTTTTATCAAAAAAATAATTCCGCTTCTTAA
- a CDS encoding SprT family protein, with protein sequence MNDKDLQILVEEISLKLFHKPFRHEATFNSRLRTTGGRYLLRTSNIEVNYKYFEQYGTQEIVEIIKHELCHYHLHIEGKGYKHGDQDFKRLMKEVDAPRFCQALKKESDGKKKEHIYVCMQCDQKYVRKRKVNTVKYVCGKCKGKLKKM encoded by the coding sequence ATGAATGATAAGGATTTACAAATACTTGTAGAAGAAATTTCATTGAAGCTGTTTCACAAACCATTTCGTCATGAAGCCACTTTTAATTCTCGGTTACGTACGACAGGCGGAAGGTATTTGTTACGTACATCTAATATAGAAGTAAACTACAAATACTTTGAACAATATGGCACACAAGAAATAGTAGAAATTATTAAACATGAGCTCTGTCACTATCATTTGCATATTGAGGGGAAAGGGTATAAGCATGGAGATCAAGACTTTAAAAGGTTAATGAAAGAAGTAGATGCACCTCGATTTTGTCAGGCATTGAAAAAAGAAAGTGATGGAAAGAAAAAAGAGCACATATATGTATGTATGCAGTGTGATCAAAAATATGTTCGAAAAAGAAAAGTGAACACAGTTAAATATGTTTGTGGGAAGTGTAAAGGTAAATTAAAAAAAATGTAG
- the tsaE gene encoding tRNA (adenosine(37)-N6)-threonylcarbamoyltransferase complex ATPase subunit type 1 TsaE encodes MTEINEFTFMSTSPDETNQLAARLATLLEAGDVLLLEGDLGAGKTTFTKSLAKGLGIERNVNSPTFTIIKEYKSGRLPLYHMDVYRLGDEFEDLGFDEYFEGDGVTVVEWAHLIEEQLPNEYIQINIYHENETTRKILVKAIGSRYVEICKELFKR; translated from the coding sequence ATGACAGAGATTAATGAATTTACGTTTATGTCTACGTCTCCTGATGAAACTAATCAGCTGGCTGCTCGTCTAGCAACTTTATTAGAAGCTGGTGACGTGCTGCTGCTTGAAGGTGATTTGGGAGCTGGAAAGACAACATTCACAAAAAGTTTAGCTAAAGGCTTAGGAATTGAACGCAATGTGAATAGCCCGACATTTACTATCATTAAAGAATACAAAAGCGGTCGCCTTCCTCTTTACCATATGGATGTGTACCGTCTAGGGGATGAATTTGAAGACCTAGGGTTCGATGAGTATTTTGAAGGAGATGGCGTGACGGTCGTGGAGTGGGCTCACCTGATTGAAGAGCAGCTTCCTAATGAATATATTCAAATCAATATTTACCATGAAAACGAAACGACTCGTAAAATCCTTGTAAAAGCGATAGGCAGTCGGTACGTTGAAATATGTAAGGAGCTTTTTAAAAGATGA
- the tsaB gene encoding tRNA (adenosine(37)-N6)-threonylcarbamoyltransferase complex dimerization subunit type 1 TsaB: MKMLAIDTSNFVMGVAVVEENKVIGEIITNLKKNHSVRVMNAVESLLKDCDIAPSELDRIVVAHGPGSYTGVRIGVTIAKTLAWTLNIPLIGVSSLEALAANGRYFDGYIAPLFDARRQQLYTGLYEWNNERGLVEVESDRLVINKDWAEHLKSYNKPILFIGNDLSMHEEALKEVLSEQAVFAHVQQFNPRPSELAFLGMKKEPQSVHTFVPNYIRLAEAEANWLASQQKG, encoded by the coding sequence ATGAAAATGTTAGCCATTGATACATCCAATTTTGTCATGGGTGTTGCTGTCGTTGAAGAAAACAAAGTAATTGGAGAAATTATTACGAATCTAAAAAAGAATCACTCTGTTCGTGTGATGAACGCTGTGGAATCTTTGTTAAAAGATTGTGATATTGCGCCAAGCGAGCTAGACCGTATTGTAGTGGCACACGGTCCCGGGTCCTATACCGGTGTACGCATTGGTGTTACCATTGCCAAGACACTTGCTTGGACTTTAAATATTCCTTTAATAGGTGTATCTAGCCTTGAGGCACTAGCAGCAAACGGTCGTTATTTTGATGGATATATTGCTCCGTTATTTGATGCGCGCCGTCAGCAGCTTTATACAGGACTATATGAATGGAATAACGAACGAGGTCTTGTAGAAGTTGAAAGTGATCGACTTGTTATTAATAAGGACTGGGCGGAACATTTAAAGTCATACAACAAACCTATTTTATTCATAGGCAATGATCTTTCCATGCATGAAGAGGCGTTAAAAGAAGTGTTGAGTGAACAAGCTGTATTTGCCCATGTTCAGCAGTTTAACCCAAGACCAAGTGAATTGGCTTTCTTAGGAATGAAGAAAGAGCCGCAGTCTGTGCATACTTTTGTTCCGAACTACATTCGTTTAGCTGAAGCAGAAGCCAACTGGCTTGCTTCACAGCAAAAAGGATAA
- the rimI gene encoding ribosomal protein S18-alanine N-acetyltransferase, whose amino-acid sequence MKLTIKFRLMEVKDIDQVVKIEEKSFTTPWSAEAFQNELTNNQFSTYIVMEEGENIIGYCGTWIVIDEAHVTNIALLPDYRGKGLGELLLRNVMDVLRKLGATSMTLEVRVSNHIAQSLYQKLGFKPGGIRKNYYSDNNEDALVMWVNL is encoded by the coding sequence ATGAAACTAACAATTAAGTTTCGTTTAATGGAAGTTAAAGATATTGATCAAGTAGTGAAAATCGAAGAGAAGTCTTTTACGACACCTTGGAGTGCAGAAGCATTTCAAAATGAGTTAACCAATAATCAATTTTCAACTTACATTGTGATGGAAGAAGGAGAAAATATTATTGGTTATTGTGGAACGTGGATTGTTATTGACGAAGCACATGTAACCAACATTGCGCTATTGCCAGACTACCGAGGCAAGGGACTCGGTGAATTGCTGCTCCGCAACGTGATGGACGTTCTTCGAAAACTAGGTGCTACGTCAATGACATTAGAAGTTAGGGTATCTAATCATATTGCACAATCATTGTATCAAAAGCTAGGTTTTAAACCTGGAGGTATTCGTAAGAATTATTATTCTGATAACAATGAGGATGCATTAGTTATGTGGGTGAATTTATGA
- the tsaD gene encoding tRNA (adenosine(37)-N6)-threonylcarbamoyltransferase complex transferase subunit TsaD — protein sequence MNENQLILALETSCDETAAAVIRNGHEIVANVVASQIESHKRFGGVVPEIASRHHVEQITVVVEETLNQANLTFADIDAIAVTEGPGLVGALLIGVNAAKALAFAHQKPLIGVHHIAGHIYANQLIKKLEFPLLSLVVSGGHTELVYMESHGHFKVIGETRDDAAGEAYDKVARTLNLPYPGGPHIDRLAHEGEPLIDLPRAWLEEGSYDFSFSGLKSAVINTVHNAKQKGEEILPQTLAASFQASVIDVLVTKTIKAAKEYNVKQVLLAGGVAANKGLRAALEEAFEPLSNIELIIPPLSLCTDNAAMIGAAASVRFAQGKRSDMSLNANPGLDLEE from the coding sequence ATGAATGAAAATCAATTAATTTTAGCATTAGAAACAAGCTGTGATGAGACAGCAGCAGCTGTGATTCGAAACGGTCATGAAATTGTAGCCAATGTGGTGGCCTCTCAAATAGAAAGCCATAAACGATTTGGCGGTGTCGTACCGGAAATTGCATCTCGTCATCATGTAGAACAAATTACAGTAGTAGTTGAAGAAACTTTAAATCAAGCGAACTTGACGTTTGCAGATATAGATGCAATAGCTGTAACGGAAGGACCAGGGCTTGTGGGAGCACTTCTTATTGGCGTAAATGCAGCCAAAGCGCTAGCATTTGCACATCAAAAGCCATTAATTGGTGTTCATCATATTGCAGGACATATTTATGCAAATCAGCTAATCAAAAAACTAGAATTCCCGCTCTTATCGCTAGTTGTATCTGGCGGGCATACGGAGCTTGTATACATGGAAAGTCACGGTCATTTTAAAGTGATCGGTGAAACAAGAGATGATGCAGCAGGAGAAGCCTACGATAAAGTAGCCCGCACGTTAAACCTTCCATATCCAGGCGGACCTCATATTGACCGCCTTGCACATGAAGGAGAGCCATTAATTGATTTGCCGCGTGCTTGGCTAGAAGAAGGATCCTATGATTTTAGTTTCAGTGGATTAAAATCAGCAGTTATTAACACTGTCCACAATGCGAAGCAAAAAGGTGAAGAGATTCTTCCACAAACACTTGCTGCTAGCTTTCAAGCGAGTGTCATTGATGTGTTAGTAACTAAAACGATTAAAGCTGCAAAGGAATATAACGTTAAGCAAGTTTTATTAGCAGGAGGAGTTGCTGCTAATAAAGGGCTTAGAGCAGCGCTAGAAGAGGCATTTGAACCCCTATCAAATATTGAGCTTATTATCCCGCCGCTATCTCTATGTACGGATAATGCCGCAATGATTGGAGCAGCAGCAAGCGTACGATTTGCTCAAGGAAAACGTTCAGATATGTCATTAAATGCAAACCCCGGTTTGGACTTGGAAGAGTAA
- a CDS encoding ABC-F family ATP-binding cassette domain-containing protein: protein MIILQLNGITKYYGAEPILSNIKLEVQSKDRIALVGRNGAGKSTLLKIIAEQLSYDSGEIIKPKGVSIDYMGQDTVLESTLSIWEEMMTVFAPLKKMEKELRTLETKMGDPDIFNDSVQYEKLTKEYDQLQVTFKDLGGYQYEADTRSILHGFRFSNFDYSTPISSLSGGQKTRLALAKLLLTKPDLLILDEPTNHLDIETLAWLEQFLQGYEGAILIVSHDRYFLDKVVNQVYEVVQKTTVKYTGNYSKYLVQKAERYEKELRQYEKQQDEVAKLNDFIQRNIARASTTKRAQSRRKQLDRMELINRPNEGEKSASFSFEIERQSGNEVLNLENVSIGYDENKYVVQEANLRIKKGESLALVGPNGVGKSTLLKGIVDKLSFKTGTISFGSNVMVGYYDQEQANLTSNKTVLNELWDDYPAKPEKEIRTALGNFLFSGDDVLKIVSTLSGGEKARLALAKLMLQKANFLILDEPTNHLDLDSKQVLENALIDYPGTLLFVSHDRYFINRIANKIAELSPEGVEEFLGDYDYYVEKKAEIEEIKELENIKANEERTVKVDKQSYKQDKEQKKLMRQRTRRIEEIETEVNKLEAAQAANEELLCDPEIYQNHEEVSRLNGENEKISSQLSTLMEEWEELQLLLEE from the coding sequence ATGATTATTCTACAATTGAACGGTATTACAAAATACTATGGGGCAGAACCCATTTTATCGAATATAAAGTTAGAAGTACAATCAAAAGACCGCATTGCCCTAGTGGGACGAAACGGTGCTGGTAAATCAACTTTATTAAAAATTATTGCTGAGCAGCTTTCCTATGACAGCGGAGAAATTATTAAACCTAAGGGTGTTTCCATTGATTATATGGGACAAGATACAGTTCTTGAGTCAACACTCTCCATATGGGAAGAAATGATGACTGTCTTTGCTCCGTTAAAGAAGATGGAAAAAGAATTACGTACGCTTGAAACGAAGATGGGCGATCCAGATATTTTTAATGATTCAGTTCAATACGAAAAACTAACCAAAGAGTACGATCAGCTTCAAGTAACGTTCAAAGATTTAGGCGGCTATCAATATGAAGCGGATACACGATCTATTCTTCACGGTTTCCGTTTTTCAAACTTTGACTATAGCACCCCTATTTCCTCCTTGAGCGGTGGGCAAAAAACGCGCTTGGCTCTTGCAAAACTGCTTTTAACAAAGCCAGACTTGCTTATTCTCGATGAGCCTACCAACCACTTAGATATTGAAACTTTAGCATGGCTGGAACAGTTTCTGCAAGGGTATGAAGGAGCTATTTTAATTGTTTCACACGATCGTTACTTCCTTGATAAAGTCGTAAATCAAGTGTATGAAGTCGTACAAAAAACAACGGTGAAGTACACGGGCAACTACTCTAAATACCTCGTACAAAAAGCCGAGCGCTATGAAAAAGAGTTGCGTCAGTACGAAAAGCAGCAAGATGAAGTCGCAAAACTGAATGATTTTATTCAGCGAAATATCGCCCGCGCGTCGACTACAAAACGTGCGCAAAGCAGACGTAAACAGCTCGATCGAATGGAGTTAATAAACCGACCTAATGAAGGTGAAAAATCAGCTAGTTTTTCGTTTGAAATTGAGCGTCAAAGCGGAAATGAAGTCTTAAATCTCGAAAACGTGTCTATCGGGTATGATGAAAACAAATATGTCGTGCAAGAGGCAAACCTTCGGATTAAAAAAGGTGAAAGCCTTGCGTTGGTTGGTCCTAATGGAGTTGGGAAATCAACTTTATTAAAAGGTATTGTGGATAAACTAAGCTTCAAGACTGGAACCATTTCTTTTGGCTCAAACGTAATGGTTGGTTATTACGACCAAGAGCAAGCCAATTTAACGTCTAATAAAACCGTTTTAAATGAACTTTGGGATGACTACCCAGCCAAACCTGAAAAAGAAATCCGTACAGCGCTTGGAAATTTTCTGTTTTCAGGTGATGATGTACTGAAAATCGTTTCCACGCTCAGCGGTGGTGAAAAAGCACGTTTGGCTCTTGCGAAGCTTATGCTTCAAAAAGCTAACTTCTTAATTTTGGATGAACCTACTAACCATCTTGATTTAGATAGCAAACAAGTACTGGAGAATGCGTTAATTGATTACCCAGGGACTCTATTATTTGTTTCACATGACCGTTATTTTATTAATCGTATTGCCAATAAAATAGCAGAGCTATCTCCTGAAGGAGTAGAAGAATTTCTTGGAGATTATGACTATTATGTAGAAAAGAAAGCAGAAATAGAGGAAATCAAAGAATTAGAAAATATAAAAGCAAACGAAGAACGTACGGTAAAAGTAGATAAACAGTCCTATAAACAAGATAAAGAACAAAAGAAATTGATGAGACAGCGAACGCGCCGCATTGAAGAAATTGAAACTGAAGTAAACAAATTAGAAGCCGCCCAAGCGGCGAATGAAGAACTTCTTTGTGACCCTGAAATTTATCAAAATCACGAAGAAGTATCAAGATTAAACGGTGAAAATGAAAAAATTTCTTCACAGTTATCCACATTAATGGAAGAGTGGGAAGAATTACAGCTGCTTCTAGAAGAGTAG
- a CDS encoding redox-sensing transcriptional repressor Rex, giving the protein MNTEQLKIPQATAKRLPLYYRFLKNLHASGKQRVSSAELSEAVKVDSATIRRDFSYFGALGKKGYGYNVNYLLTFFRKTLDQDEVTKVALIGVGNLGTAFLNYNFIKNNNTKIECAFDVIEEKVGTKVGDVPVYHLDQLEDYMSDDISVAILTVPATVAQQITDRLVSCGIKGILNFTPARLNVPDEIRLHHIDLAVELQSLVYFLKNYPVE; this is encoded by the coding sequence GTGAACACTGAACAATTAAAAATACCACAAGCAACGGCTAAACGATTGCCGCTTTATTATCGTTTTTTGAAAAATTTGCATGCTTCTGGTAAACAGCGTGTGTCGTCAGCGGAGTTAAGTGAGGCAGTGAAAGTGGATTCTGCTACTATTCGTCGGGACTTTTCTTACTTTGGTGCATTAGGAAAAAAGGGATACGGCTACAATGTGAATTATTTACTTACATTTTTCCGTAAAACGTTAGACCAAGATGAAGTAACGAAAGTAGCACTGATTGGCGTAGGGAATCTAGGAACGGCCTTTCTAAATTATAATTTTATTAAAAATAATAACACCAAAATTGAGTGCGCTTTTGATGTGATAGAAGAAAAAGTGGGTACAAAAGTGGGCGACGTGCCGGTCTATCATCTTGACCAATTGGAAGATTATATGAGTGATGACATCTCAGTAGCGATTTTAACCGTTCCTGCTACTGTTGCTCAGCAAATTACTGATCGTTTAGTGAGTTGCGGAATTAAAGGAATTTTAAACTTTACTCCTGCACGCTTAAACGTACCGGATGAGATTCGACTCCATCATATTGATCTTGCTGTAGAATTACAGTCGCTCGTCTACTTTTTGAAAAATTATCCTGTTGAATAA
- the tatA gene encoding twin-arginine translocase TatA/TatE family subunit, giving the protein MGIGAGSWIIIAIVALLIFGPKRLPELGRSVGQTLREFKHAASGASEDREKDKQRQVDDKE; this is encoded by the coding sequence ATGGGGATTGGAGCAGGCAGTTGGATTATTATTGCGATTGTAGCACTGCTTATTTTTGGACCGAAACGGTTACCGGAGCTAGGAAGATCAGTGGGCCAAACGCTTAGAGAGTTTAAGCATGCCGCTAGCGGTGCATCAGAAGATCGTGAAAAAGATAAACAGCGTCAAGTAGATGACAAAGAGTAA
- the tatC gene encoding twin-arginine translocase subunit TatC: MTEQEMSIYDHIGELRKRILIVLFFFVIATIGGFFIADKVIVYLQHADEAKNLTMNAFRLTDPVKIYMQFAVIIGCVLAAPVALYQLWAFISPGLYEKERKVTLGYIPVSIFLFIGGVSFSYFVLFPFVVDFMTRVSDELNVNQVIGINEYFSFLMQLTLPFGLLFQLPVVVMFLTRLGIITPMFLSQIRKYAYFVLLVIAALITPPELLSHMMVTVPLLILYEISIIISRISYRKVLKARAEQEREDVSM; encoded by the coding sequence ATGACCGAACAAGAAATGTCAATATATGATCATATAGGAGAGCTGCGAAAACGCATTTTAATTGTTTTATTTTTCTTTGTGATTGCCACAATTGGCGGCTTTTTTATAGCGGATAAGGTTATTGTCTATTTACAGCATGCTGATGAGGCAAAGAATTTAACGATGAATGCATTTCGGTTAACAGATCCAGTTAAGATTTATATGCAATTTGCTGTTATTATCGGCTGTGTACTTGCAGCTCCTGTTGCACTGTATCAACTTTGGGCATTTATTAGTCCTGGTTTATATGAAAAAGAGCGTAAGGTAACGCTTGGATATATTCCTGTTTCCATTTTTCTCTTTATCGGCGGTGTCTCTTTTTCTTATTTTGTGTTGTTTCCATTTGTCGTCGATTTTATGACGCGCGTTTCTGATGAGCTGAATGTAAACCAAGTGATTGGCATTAATGAGTACTTTTCTTTTTTAATGCAGCTCACACTGCCTTTTGGCCTGTTGTTTCAGCTTCCTGTCGTCGTGATGTTTTTGACGCGTTTAGGAATTATAACGCCTATGTTTTTATCTCAAATTCGAAAATATGCCTATTTCGTACTGCTAGTTATTGCCGCACTTATTACACCACCGGAATTGCTCTCGCACATGATGGTGACAGTGCCGCTCTTAATTTTGTATGAAATCAGCATCATTATTTCCCGCATTTCGTATCGCAAAGTGTTAAAGGCAAGGGCAGAGCAAGAAAGAGAAGATGTTAGTATGTAA
- a CDS encoding YdiK family protein produces the protein MKNIPLTRGFIYIIMGILFTYLAIQNAQETVWNFPTILFALVAAFDFRFAVRIFILHYKIKKLQQQYKNQDDSSK, from the coding sequence ATGAAGAATATCCCTTTAACACGAGGGTTTATTTATATTATTATGGGGATTTTATTCACCTACTTGGCAATTCAAAATGCCCAGGAAACCGTCTGGAATTTCCCCACAATCTTATTTGCACTCGTAGCCGCATTCGATTTCAGGTTTGCGGTTCGCATCTTTATCTTGCACTACAAAATTAAAAAATTGCAGCAGCAATATAAAAATCAAGATGATTCATCCAAATAA